In one window of Nitrospira sp. DNA:
- a CDS encoding YkgJ family cysteine cluster protein, which translates to MGTTASSPHPLPLFQQAEDWFQRARASLLGQIPCGRGCCECCTGIFPITRLDALEIQRGIDELPPALAHAIVTRARTQITAMETAYPRLKSTPSLDEWADDTVDEMAERFAHLPCPALEADGTCSIYSHRPITCRTMGIPGESDGIVHGACAVQTAVPIVRLSATLRRDADRLAEHEALSLSILRRPQSSGDDEILLPYGFVPNGDPTP; encoded by the coding sequence ATGGGGACCACGGCGTCCTCCCCTCACCCCTTACCCCTCTTCCAGCAAGCCGAAGACTGGTTCCAGCGCGCACGAGCCTCACTCCTGGGGCAGATCCCCTGCGGGCGCGGCTGCTGCGAATGCTGTACCGGCATCTTTCCAATTACACGCCTCGACGCCCTCGAAATACAACGGGGCATTGATGAATTACCGCCCGCTCTCGCGCATGCCATCGTCACGCGGGCCAGAACCCAGATCACCGCTATGGAAACGGCCTACCCAAGGTTGAAATCGACACCGAGCCTTGACGAGTGGGCAGATGACACCGTCGATGAGATGGCCGAACGATTCGCCCACCTTCCCTGCCCCGCCCTGGAGGCCGACGGAACTTGCAGTATCTACTCCCACAGACCCATCACATGCCGCACGATGGGCATTCCCGGCGAATCGGACGGGATAGTCCATGGTGCTTGTGCCGTCCAAACCGCCGTGCCCATTGTCCGGCTCTCAGCCACCCTTCGACGCGACGCCGACCGCCTGGCTGAACACGAGGCACTCTCTTTGTCCATCCTGCGCCGCCCTCAATCTTCAGGCGACGACGAAATCCTCCTGCCCTATGGATTCGTGCCAAATGGTGATCCAACTCCCTAG
- a CDS encoding HU family DNA-binding protein, producing the protein MAKSMTKSQIADHLAGKAGITKKTAVQFLDDFAALAYREAKNAFVVPGIGKLVLANRKARMGRNPQTGEPIKIPAKRVVKFRVAKMAKDSILGKK; encoded by the coding sequence ATGGCCAAGTCGATGACGAAATCGCAGATTGCTGACCATCTTGCCGGAAAGGCGGGGATTACCAAGAAGACGGCTGTCCAGTTCCTGGACGATTTTGCCGCTCTCGCCTATCGTGAAGCGAAGAATGCCTTCGTAGTACCGGGAATCGGAAAGTTGGTGCTGGCCAATCGGAAGGCCCGCATGGGTCGGAACCCGCAAACGGGTGAGCCGATCAAGATTCCGGCCAAGCGAGTGGTGAAGTTCCGAGTCGCGAAGATGGCCAAAGATTCGATCCTCGGAAAGAAGTA